A stretch of the Acidimicrobiales bacterium genome encodes the following:
- a CDS encoding tetratricopeptide repeat protein, protein MDADNIDAYIAGDRRRALADRRVMPDRVSGSALFADISGYTPLTEAFVDEFGPRRGAEEITIAINRVFDAVLGELHRFGGSVIYFAGDAVTCWLDGDDGSLGVACGLAMQEAMTRVETITTPGGRTVQLGMKVAIATGNARRFVAGDPEIQRIDVLAGSLMDRLANAEHHSETGEVVVDSATLDRLAGQLDLALIRGEAFERVGVVMSLKGPPPGLAPPPPYPELSTSIIREWLLPPVYDRVAAGHGDFLAELRPSVPMFVHFGGIDYDNDPDAQQLLDEFIRSAQRVVHGYGGSVLQLIIGDKGAYLHAVFGTPVAHEDDAGRACAAALDLLALEGVTSATDIQVGISQGRLRSGTCGHHHRRAFTCVGDAVNLAARLMSNAPIGQAYVTAGIVDEAGGSFVFEQLPDLTVKGKAAPVRVRRLAERSRSSLARNRRPSHELIGRASELNTLLDVAEQARLGKGRVVGVVADAGMGKSRLVSEAVKVLEDGALRVFLGAASSVGSASYLVWRDVWTGLLEVSADGDPLAAATRAIAAIDPGLLPRLPLLGPLLGMTIDDNDLTRTFEAKLRKESLESLLLRYLTLRAAQEPLLLVLEDCHWVDALSLDLLEALSRVVQAIPVLVLLTYRPGSFTAESLRNSTVLDLTRLDHASSRQLLASRLSELFGEITPPESLLDRLSDLADGNPFYLEELVNYLRAHDVDISDRTSAASVELPDSLASLVLSRIDMLAESPRRTLKVASVVGRQFAVGTLIGAYPELGRKRKVDGYLRNLCTEDLVQPEDPAQSAYAFKHAVTREVAYDSLPFAQRAVLHGRVGSWLENTSPEALDLLAHHFWFSSDDDKKREYLVRAGDAAQAQYANEAAVDYFRRVAPLLTDVDRIAVLMKLGAVLELKGEWAEAEAAFTEALQLADTLADDRAAAQARTARADPIRKQGRFDLAVDELDIAGQSFDSLGDTAGLGRVAHLRGTIAAQTGDYPEARHQYGKSLSIRVSLGDHKAEASVLSNLAIVAEYEEDYDQAQSLNEQALALRTRIGDRWGIGVSRNNLGMIAFLRHDYPSARDHLEEALRIEMEVGDTWMMAIARHNLGNASRELEDKSAAGRHYADALSTYSIAGDKWAQCLLFEDIAMMAAESDPLSALQLLGAASALRESIGSPRVAAQEAEIEAQFSKVRQRLGEDAVKQDAAGRDLDEDAARDLAICLCTSNQ, encoded by the coding sequence ATGGATGCAGACAACATCGACGCCTACATAGCCGGGGATCGCAGGAGAGCCCTCGCAGACCGCCGCGTCATGCCGGACAGAGTCAGCGGATCGGCTTTGTTCGCGGACATTTCCGGGTACACACCGCTCACCGAGGCCTTTGTCGACGAATTCGGACCACGTCGAGGTGCGGAGGAGATCACGATCGCGATCAATCGCGTTTTCGACGCGGTGCTCGGCGAGCTTCACCGTTTCGGCGGAAGTGTGATCTACTTCGCAGGCGACGCGGTCACATGCTGGCTCGACGGGGACGACGGCTCGTTGGGGGTGGCATGCGGCTTGGCGATGCAGGAAGCCATGACCCGCGTGGAAACCATCACGACACCCGGAGGCAGAACCGTCCAGCTGGGAATGAAGGTGGCCATAGCGACCGGAAACGCCCGGCGGTTCGTCGCCGGAGATCCCGAGATCCAGAGGATCGACGTGCTGGCGGGATCGCTTATGGACCGCTTGGCCAACGCCGAACATCACTCGGAGACAGGCGAGGTGGTCGTCGACTCGGCCACGCTTGACCGCTTGGCCGGACAGCTTGACCTCGCCCTAATACGAGGCGAGGCGTTCGAGCGCGTCGGTGTCGTCATGTCGCTGAAGGGCCCCCCTCCTGGTCTTGCGCCCCCTCCCCCGTACCCGGAGCTGTCCACCTCCATCATTCGAGAGTGGCTCCTTCCGCCGGTTTACGACCGGGTTGCGGCCGGGCACGGTGACTTCCTCGCCGAACTTAGGCCTTCGGTACCGATGTTCGTCCACTTCGGCGGCATCGACTACGACAACGATCCCGACGCTCAGCAACTGCTCGACGAGTTCATTCGAAGCGCACAGCGCGTGGTACACGGTTACGGCGGGAGCGTGCTTCAACTGATCATCGGTGACAAAGGGGCATACCTGCACGCGGTCTTCGGAACTCCTGTAGCCCACGAAGACGACGCGGGACGAGCTTGCGCTGCAGCTCTGGACCTGCTGGCTCTCGAGGGGGTCACGTCGGCGACCGACATTCAGGTCGGGATCTCGCAGGGTCGCCTGCGAAGCGGCACGTGCGGCCATCACCACCGGCGGGCGTTCACCTGCGTCGGCGACGCGGTGAACCTTGCCGCTCGCCTGATGTCCAACGCACCGATCGGGCAGGCCTACGTCACCGCCGGGATCGTCGATGAGGCGGGCGGCAGCTTCGTGTTCGAGCAGCTTCCGGATCTCACGGTTAAGGGTAAAGCGGCTCCGGTCCGGGTGAGAAGGCTCGCAGAAAGAAGCCGGTCGTCTCTTGCCAGAAATCGGCGTCCATCACATGAGCTAATTGGTCGCGCCTCCGAGCTGAACACCCTCCTCGATGTGGCCGAACAGGCTCGTCTCGGAAAGGGCCGGGTCGTTGGCGTCGTGGCCGATGCCGGGATGGGAAAATCGCGTCTCGTCTCTGAAGCAGTCAAAGTGCTCGAAGACGGTGCCCTGAGAGTCTTCCTTGGGGCAGCGTCGTCGGTCGGATCTGCCAGCTACCTCGTTTGGCGGGACGTATGGACCGGCCTCCTGGAGGTAAGCGCAGATGGCGATCCGCTGGCCGCCGCAACCCGGGCCATCGCCGCAATCGACCCCGGTCTGCTTCCTCGCCTGCCGTTGTTGGGGCCCTTGCTCGGGATGACAATCGACGACAACGACCTGACCCGGACCTTCGAGGCCAAGTTGCGCAAGGAGTCGTTGGAGTCGCTCCTGCTCAGGTATTTGACCCTCCGGGCTGCGCAGGAGCCGCTCCTGCTGGTCTTGGAGGACTGTCATTGGGTTGACGCGCTCTCTTTGGATCTCCTCGAAGCTCTCAGTCGAGTCGTGCAAGCGATTCCTGTGCTGGTACTACTCACCTACCGCCCGGGTTCGTTCACCGCAGAGAGCCTCCGAAATTCCACCGTTCTCGATCTCACCCGGCTCGATCACGCGAGCAGTCGACAGTTGCTCGCTTCGCGGCTGAGCGAACTCTTCGGCGAGATCACTCCACCAGAGTCCCTGCTCGATCGCTTGTCCGATTTGGCCGACGGCAATCCCTTCTATCTCGAAGAGCTGGTCAACTACCTGCGCGCGCACGACGTCGACATCAGCGACAGGACGTCGGCTGCGTCGGTCGAGCTGCCCGACAGTCTCGCGAGCCTGGTGTTGTCGCGCATCGACATGCTGGCGGAGTCTCCGCGACGAACCTTGAAGGTCGCCAGCGTGGTCGGGCGCCAGTTCGCTGTGGGGACTCTTATTGGCGCGTACCCGGAGTTAGGCCGAAAAAGGAAGGTCGACGGCTACCTGCGCAATCTGTGCACCGAGGACTTGGTGCAGCCAGAGGACCCCGCACAGTCGGCTTACGCGTTCAAACACGCAGTGACCCGTGAGGTTGCCTACGACAGTCTCCCCTTTGCTCAACGAGCCGTCCTTCACGGTCGGGTCGGGAGCTGGCTCGAAAACACCAGCCCGGAAGCGCTCGACCTTCTCGCACACCACTTCTGGTTCAGCAGCGACGATGACAAGAAGCGGGAGTATCTGGTCAGGGCCGGCGACGCAGCTCAAGCTCAGTATGCGAACGAGGCAGCGGTCGACTACTTCCGTCGAGTCGCGCCGCTGCTGACCGATGTCGATCGAATTGCGGTGCTGATGAAGCTCGGCGCAGTGCTCGAGCTCAAAGGAGAGTGGGCCGAGGCAGAAGCAGCCTTTACCGAAGCCCTTCAGCTAGCAGACACGCTCGCCGACGACCGTGCTGCAGCGCAGGCCCGGACCGCCAGGGCCGACCCAATCCGAAAGCAAGGGCGCTTCGACCTCGCGGTGGACGAACTCGACATCGCCGGCCAAAGCTTCGATTCGCTAGGTGACACTGCCGGGCTCGGACGGGTTGCCCACCTCCGCGGCACCATCGCAGCCCAGACCGGCGATTACCCGGAGGCCCGCCACCAGTACGGGAAGAGCCTGAGCATCCGCGTCTCCTTGGGCGACCACAAGGCCGAGGCATCCGTTCTCAGCAATCTCGCCATCGTTGCGGAGTACGAGGAGGATTACGACCAAGCGCAGTCCCTCAACGAACAGGCGCTGGCGCTCCGAACCCGGATCGGCGACAGATGGGGAATCGGCGTATCACGAAACAACCTCGGGATGATCGCCTTCCTCCGCCACGATTACCCCTCGGCGAGAGATCACCTCGAGGAAGCGCTCCGAATCGAGATGGAGGTCGGTGATACATGGATGATGGCGATCGCGCGGCACAACCTGGGTAACGCTTCACGTGAGCTTGAGGATAAATCAGCGGCAGGCCGCCACTATGCAGATGCGCTGAGCACCTACAGCATCGCCGGAGACAAGTGGGCACAGTGCCTCTT
- a CDS encoding Lrp/AsnC ligand binding domain-containing protein: MVHAFVLIDGEPARVADLAVELAELPGVAEVYSVAGHADIVAVVRVRRHDELADVVTRGISQLKGVVDTRTLIAFQAYSRHDLEAMWDLGSD; this comes from the coding sequence ATGGTTCACGCCTTCGTGCTCATTGACGGGGAGCCCGCACGGGTCGCCGATCTGGCCGTCGAGCTAGCCGAACTCCCCGGAGTGGCTGAGGTGTACTCGGTGGCCGGGCACGCGGACATCGTCGCGGTCGTCCGGGTGCGGCGCCACGACGAACTCGCCGATGTCGTCACAAGAGGGATATCTCAGCTCAAGGGTGTGGTCGACACCCGCACTCTGATCGCCTTCCAGGCCTACAGCCGCCACGATCTCGAAGCCATGTGGGATCTGGGATCGGACTAG
- a CDS encoding NYN domain-containing protein has protein sequence MAAAEPPVSMLRPALELAWAVAKVGSQSRPPLPVPGRLRPLMKASRLPDRMLNTVRDVLEGDGAFRERVVHAAEEEILGRPSWLWLTRPEGWEEELGQLVDEAARLEEAEEEKRTTRATQRHLDETNAALQKLRAEMASLQTLNSQLEVEVSLARKGRREAEEADTKIRSALEDARAGQEELRATAAQLAARVEELQNDERAARDRATKADRERDEARREVEVLDLALAQAQRQTVSGNAEADSLRRLLADVLAAARTAASEAGIDAETIDAETETRAEYGAGAAPEPPPRVDEMLSGPVPGSARRVPARLPPAIFDESPEAAQHLVRLPGAVLVVDGYNVTLSSWSGSDLPSQRRRLVDSLAELSMRAGTEVLVIFDGIDDGNRLQMPSSVRGRMRVRFTASEVEADEAIVDLVDSLPAQRAVVVATNDRQVRESAARRGANVITVDQLLAVVGRGRT, from the coding sequence GTGGCAGCGGCGGAACCTCCGGTCTCCATGTTGCGGCCTGCGCTGGAGTTGGCTTGGGCGGTGGCCAAGGTTGGCAGCCAGTCGAGGCCGCCTCTGCCGGTGCCCGGCCGTCTGCGCCCTCTTATGAAGGCCAGCAGGCTTCCGGATCGGATGCTGAACACGGTCCGCGACGTGCTGGAAGGCGACGGCGCCTTTCGCGAGCGGGTCGTACACGCGGCCGAAGAGGAGATTCTCGGTCGGCCCTCATGGCTGTGGCTCACCCGGCCGGAAGGCTGGGAGGAGGAACTCGGACAGCTGGTCGACGAAGCTGCGCGGTTGGAGGAAGCCGAGGAGGAAAAAAGGACCACGAGGGCGACGCAGCGCCATCTCGACGAAACCAACGCCGCGCTCCAAAAGTTGCGAGCTGAGATGGCATCGCTTCAAACCCTCAACTCTCAACTTGAGGTTGAGGTGAGCCTGGCCAGAAAGGGCCGCCGAGAGGCGGAGGAGGCGGACACGAAGATTAGGTCCGCCCTCGAGGACGCCCGAGCCGGGCAGGAGGAGCTCCGGGCCACGGCCGCCCAACTCGCAGCTCGTGTAGAGGAGCTCCAAAACGACGAGCGCGCCGCTCGCGATCGAGCCACCAAAGCCGACCGCGAGCGGGACGAGGCTCGTCGCGAAGTCGAGGTGCTGGACCTGGCCCTGGCGCAGGCGCAGCGGCAAACGGTTTCAGGGAACGCCGAAGCCGACTCTCTCCGCCGGTTGCTGGCGGACGTCCTCGCTGCGGCTCGTACGGCGGCGTCCGAGGCCGGAATCGACGCTGAAACAATCGACGCTGAAACAGAGACTCGGGCGGAATACGGCGCCGGCGCAGCGCCCGAACCACCGCCGCGGGTTGACGAGATGCTGTCCGGACCGGTCCCGGGCTCTGCGCGGCGGGTCCCGGCTCGCCTCCCGCCCGCGATCTTCGACGAGTCGCCGGAGGCAGCGCAGCACCTGGTCCGCTTGCCGGGGGCCGTTCTCGTTGTCGACGGGTACAACGTCACCCTCTCCTCGTGGTCGGGTAGCGATTTGCCGTCGCAGCGCCGGCGACTCGTCGACTCGCTCGCCGAGCTCTCGATGCGGGCAGGCACGGAGGTGCTTGTGATCTTCGACGGGATCGACGACGGGAACCGTCTGCAGATGCCCTCGTCGGTGCGAGGCCGCATGCGGGTCAGGTTTACGGCGTCCGAGGTCGAGGCTGACGAGGCGATCGTCGATCTGGTGGACTCGCTGCCGGCCCAGAGAGCTGTGGTCGTGGCCACCAATGACCGTCAGGTCCGGGAGAGCGCGGCAAGGAGGGGCGCCAACGTAATCACCGTCGATCAATTGCTCGCCGTTGTGGGGCGGGGACGGACCTGA
- a CDS encoding adenylate/guanylate cyclase domain-containing protein yields the protein MGVTLSAPEFAGVRRAILVRGATVAAPVAFFVSAYFAIWQPVFGSYPWIVQLLINVGESVGYLILILGIGNLVLRQWLKPHDRWAVDGEPITPELREALVSLPARTATWIFWVNIVAVVFGAAGNFAAGTSTRQELAYVIGFLLTGFTFATIVYLETERALRPLYRLAFATSLPRRRTVGVLPRLVISWAVGSAVPLVFIAVIPLRPGHRKELPIVAPMLYMAIGGVLVGGVTAVLAARSVTEPINAVRTGLERVRDGELDAAVTVTSPGVLGALQAGFNDMVEAMRSRQYLEDLFGRHVGEEVARQALDSGVELGGEVRDASVLFVDLIGSSALAEQQEPTKVLAVLNALFDAVAAEVAAEAGWINKFEGDGCLCVFGAPTRLEDHRARALRAARSLAARLAASGIETGIGISSGEVVAGNVGTSRRFEYTVIGRPVNEAARLTDAAKSTAAGVLASARTVDSAGPEGVNWESQGSLVLRGLSDPVEVASPRTADTVVGRPAAGTRSS from the coding sequence ATGGGGGTGACACTGAGTGCGCCAGAGTTCGCCGGTGTCAGGCGGGCAATTCTGGTGCGTGGCGCGACGGTGGCCGCACCGGTCGCCTTTTTCGTCTCCGCATACTTCGCCATATGGCAGCCGGTGTTCGGCAGCTACCCGTGGATTGTGCAGCTTCTCATCAACGTCGGCGAGTCCGTCGGCTACCTGATTCTGATTCTCGGTATTGGCAATCTGGTGCTACGGCAATGGCTCAAACCGCACGACAGATGGGCGGTTGACGGAGAACCCATTACCCCCGAGCTAAGAGAAGCCCTTGTTTCACTGCCAGCTCGGACCGCGACCTGGATCTTCTGGGTCAATATCGTCGCCGTGGTCTTCGGAGCCGCGGGTAACTTCGCTGCTGGCACGTCCACCCGCCAGGAGCTTGCTTACGTAATCGGTTTCCTCCTGACCGGTTTCACTTTCGCAACGATCGTGTACCTCGAGACAGAGCGGGCTCTCCGGCCGCTCTACCGTCTGGCATTCGCGACATCCCTTCCCCGCCGACGAACGGTCGGAGTCCTGCCCCGGCTCGTCATCTCCTGGGCGGTCGGGTCGGCTGTACCGCTCGTATTCATCGCGGTCATCCCTTTGCGGCCAGGGCACCGGAAAGAACTGCCGATCGTTGCTCCCATGCTGTACATGGCAATTGGCGGAGTCCTCGTCGGAGGCGTCACGGCCGTTCTGGCTGCCCGATCGGTGACCGAGCCCATAAACGCGGTACGTACAGGACTCGAACGGGTGCGTGACGGAGAGCTCGATGCGGCGGTGACGGTCACCTCCCCGGGAGTGCTCGGCGCCCTTCAAGCCGGATTCAACGACATGGTCGAAGCGATGCGGTCCCGCCAGTACCTGGAGGACCTTTTCGGACGCCACGTCGGAGAGGAGGTCGCCCGCCAGGCGCTCGATTCCGGCGTCGAGTTGGGGGGCGAGGTGCGAGACGCTTCGGTGCTCTTTGTAGATCTGATCGGGTCAAGCGCATTGGCCGAGCAACAGGAGCCGACGAAGGTCCTCGCCGTGCTGAACGCGCTGTTCGATGCGGTCGCGGCGGAGGTCGCGGCGGAGGCCGGATGGATCAACAAGTTCGAGGGAGACGGGTGTCTTTGTGTGTTCGGCGCGCCCACCCGCCTCGAGGACCATCGCGCTCGTGCTCTCCGGGCAGCTCGGTCTCTGGCTGCTCGCCTCGCAGCCTCTGGAATCGAGACCGGGATAGGAATTTCCTCCGGAGAAGTTGTCGCCGGCAACGTCGGGACTAGCCGCCGCTTCGAATACACCGTGATCGGTCGCCCCGTCAATGAGGCCGCACGGCTGACGGATGCCGCCAAATCCACCGCGGCCGGTGTGCTCGCATCTGCGCGAACCGTCGACTCGGCCGGTCCAGAAGGGGTGAACTGGGAGTCACAGGGATCGTTGGTCCTGCGCGGATTAAGTGATCCGGTCGAAGTTGCCTCGCCACGCACGGCGGACACAGTCGTTGGAAGACCGGCTGCGGGCACGCGCTCCAGCTAG
- the sepH gene encoding septation protein SepH, with product MPQKSPNGGLSAPGAPVRQLHIVGLTSDHDGLILAGRRGAKNGNFVIKLDDDLLEQIEEARLARIDDLPAAPAAPPPPPRQRVESALSPREMQMRLRGGRTVAQVAAEAGVDIEWVERFAAPVLAEQAAAIGRAQELVLHTPRRGQSDRPLAPSIRRNLADRGILLLEEEFDSAWSAFQLGDSEWIIRFRYHARGRDQQAEYLLETVAGSLIPNNRLGTELGYVDPGRHAPAVRELPPMRVRSSKTGPAKKTVAEKAAVKKSAARKTVAKKRATPAKKSAPPRKVARPATRRPAKSSSSSKKRLPAKTARAASKAASGKAATRKVVPSKRTAGARKSAATRKAPVTKKAARAKKASPTRKAAGAKRAGRPRKATSAKRAGISPNVPRVRPLRAHRVETGGARNGSTHGVRALQLRAAR from the coding sequence TTGCCCCAGAAGAGCCCGAACGGCGGGCTCAGCGCGCCGGGGGCGCCTGTGCGACAGCTCCACATCGTCGGATTGACCTCGGACCACGATGGGCTGATACTCGCGGGCCGCCGCGGCGCAAAGAACGGCAACTTCGTCATCAAGCTCGATGATGATCTGCTCGAACAGATCGAAGAGGCCCGGCTGGCAAGGATCGATGACCTGCCTGCCGCGCCCGCTGCTCCGCCACCACCTCCCCGACAGCGAGTTGAAAGCGCCCTCAGCCCGCGTGAGATGCAGATGCGGCTGCGCGGGGGAAGAACGGTGGCGCAAGTTGCCGCCGAAGCAGGCGTCGATATCGAATGGGTGGAACGGTTTGCCGCTCCGGTTCTCGCCGAGCAGGCCGCGGCGATCGGACGCGCTCAGGAGTTGGTACTGCACACGCCGAGACGAGGGCAGTCCGATCGGCCTCTCGCTCCGTCGATCAGGCGCAATCTCGCGGATCGCGGAATCCTTCTCTTGGAAGAAGAGTTCGACTCGGCGTGGTCCGCATTCCAGCTCGGCGACAGCGAGTGGATTATTCGCTTCCGCTACCACGCCAGAGGACGCGATCAGCAAGCCGAGTACCTTCTTGAAACGGTGGCGGGAAGCCTGATCCCGAACAACCGGCTTGGCACCGAACTCGGCTACGTGGATCCGGGCCGGCACGCGCCGGCGGTTCGGGAGCTTCCTCCGATGCGAGTTCGTAGTTCGAAGACGGGTCCAGCAAAGAAGACCGTTGCGGAGAAGGCTGCCGTCAAGAAATCTGCCGCCCGAAAGACTGTTGCCAAGAAGCGGGCGACGCCGGCGAAGAAGTCAGCGCCGCCTCGCAAGGTCGCGCGGCCGGCGACCCGCCGCCCAGCCAAATCCTCGTCGAGTTCGAAGAAGCGCCTGCCCGCCAAGACGGCCAGAGCAGCCAGCAAGGCGGCAAGCGGGAAAGCGGCGACCCGCAAAGTGGTGCCGTCCAAGCGGACCGCCGGCGCACGCAAGTCGGCAGCAACCCGGAAGGCCCCGGTCACCAAGAAAGCCGCGCGCGCCAAGAAGGCGAGTCCTACCAGGAAGGCCGCGGGAGCCAAGAGGGCCGGGAGGCCAAGAAAGGCGACGTCCGCCAAGCGGGCCGGGATCAGCCCAAACGTCCCCCGCGTACGCCCGCTCCGCGCCCATCGGGTAGAAACGGGCGGTGCCCGAAACGGCTCGACCCACGGTGTCCGCGCCCTCCAGCTCCGCGCAGCTCGCTGA
- a CDS encoding QueG-associated DUF1730 domain-containing protein: protein MPETARPTVSAPSSSAQLADLADLADLASELRRLGKRAGLDAVGVCDAAPFEEARAALNNGRLRGWDAGMQFTYRNPARSTDPSRALPGARAIVVGALTYARQPPAPPDRQQSHDKSRPKGLVARYAWEDHYGTLRGALNQVADRLRADGWRAAVLVDDNALVDRAAAVRAGLGWYGKNTNVLIPGAGSCFVLGSVVTDAPLRANEPERGGLGGDSSFGSGNRPNTDESHAQKADPHPNEARKCRIGATTGPTTRTPGPVEDGCGACRRCIDACPTGALTHDEPGHLDANKCLAWLVQAPGIFPRQYRIALHDRMYGCDDCQEACPINRLAERRQAPPEPAQDALTGVDILYILEAPDRELLNKLGRWYIPNRDAKYLRRNALIVLGNTGDATSPRIKGAIERAIADADPIIRTHAVWAAARLGYNDLIPSRDNDPQVQDEIDAAATIHSRTVHA from the coding sequence GTGCCCGAAACGGCTCGACCCACGGTGTCCGCGCCCTCCAGCTCCGCGCAGCTCGCTGATCTCGCCGATCTCGCGGATCTCGCCAGCGAGCTTCGCCGGCTGGGAAAGCGAGCCGGGCTCGACGCCGTCGGCGTCTGCGACGCGGCTCCGTTCGAAGAGGCTCGGGCGGCACTGAACAACGGGCGCCTGCGCGGCTGGGACGCCGGCATGCAATTCACCTATCGCAATCCGGCTCGATCAACGGACCCATCGCGGGCGCTTCCCGGTGCGCGGGCCATAGTCGTCGGCGCGCTCACGTATGCGAGACAGCCGCCGGCGCCTCCCGACAGGCAACAATCCCACGATAAATCCCGCCCCAAAGGACTGGTGGCTCGTTACGCGTGGGAGGACCACTACGGCACCTTGCGAGGGGCCCTGAACCAGGTGGCCGACCGGCTCCGCGCGGACGGTTGGCGTGCAGCCGTCCTTGTCGACGACAACGCACTGGTCGACCGCGCGGCAGCCGTCCGCGCAGGCCTCGGCTGGTACGGCAAGAACACCAACGTCCTCATCCCCGGCGCCGGGTCATGCTTCGTGCTCGGCTCGGTTGTCACTGACGCTCCGCTCCGCGCCAACGAGCCAGAGCGGGGCGGTTTGGGTGGTGATTCGTCGTTCGGGAGTGGAAATCGACCGAATACCGACGAAAGTCACGCCCAAAAGGCAGACCCACACCCAAACGAAGCCCGCAAGTGCCGGATCGGTGCCACTACCGGCCCCACCACCCGCACGCCGGGCCCAGTCGAAGACGGTTGTGGTGCATGCCGGCGCTGCATCGACGCTTGCCCGACGGGCGCGCTCACTCACGACGAGCCCGGCCATCTCGACGCGAACAAGTGCCTCGCGTGGCTTGTCCAGGCGCCGGGAATCTTCCCGCGGCAATACCGCATCGCACTACACGACCGGATGTACGGATGCGACGACTGCCAGGAGGCCTGCCCGATCAACCGTCTCGCGGAACGCCGTCAGGCGCCACCCGAACCGGCCCAAGACGCTCTCACCGGGGTCGACATCCTCTACATCCTCGAAGCTCCAGACCGCGAACTTCTGAACAAGCTCGGCAGGTGGTACATCCCCAACCGCGATGCGAAGTACTTGCGGAGGAACGCGCTCATAGTTCTAGGCAACACCGGCGACGCAACATCGCCAAGGATAAAGGGTGCGATCGAGCGCGCCATCGCGGACGCAGACCCGATCATCCGGACGCACGCGGTCTGGGCCGCGGCGCGCCTCGGCTACAACGACCTGATCCCATCGAGAGACAATGACCCGCAAGTTCAAGACGAGATAGACGCAGCGGCAACGATCCACTCGAGGACGGTCCACGCGTGA
- a CDS encoding glycosyltransferase family 4 protein codes for MIHPAPARHVLVTNDFPPKIGGIQSYLWELWRRLPPEEVTVLTSPHVDADLFDREQSFRIERTREPVLLPNPLLSRRVRDLATRTRSDFVVLDPAIPLGMIGPNLGLPYAVVLHGAEVTVPGRLPGSKRMLSNVLRQASLIISAGGYAETEARRIERDLPPVVQIPPGVDITKFVPLPPIEKASTRARLGLPATGPLVLSVSRLVPRKGMDVLIEAAARLKASGRQPDLHVAIAGQGRDRTRLEHLIHKTGAPVELLGRIPSVDLAGLYACADVFVLSCRSRWGGLEQEGFGIVFLEAGAAGIPAVAGDSGGAAEAVVDGETGIVIRDPTDASAVARAVDDLLSDPALASRQGQAARHRAETEYSYDVLAGRLAEALAKLAGTS; via the coding sequence GTGATCCATCCCGCGCCCGCCCGGCATGTACTGGTCACGAACGACTTCCCACCGAAGATCGGCGGAATTCAGTCGTATCTCTGGGAACTGTGGCGCCGGCTTCCCCCGGAAGAGGTGACCGTCCTCACCAGTCCCCACGTCGACGCCGACCTTTTCGATCGCGAGCAATCGTTCCGAATCGAGCGCACGCGGGAGCCGGTTCTGCTTCCGAATCCTCTACTGAGCAGGCGAGTGCGCGATCTCGCTACGAGGACACGTTCCGACTTCGTCGTGCTCGACCCGGCCATCCCTCTCGGAATGATCGGGCCGAACCTCGGGCTTCCCTATGCGGTTGTCCTGCACGGCGCCGAGGTCACCGTCCCGGGCCGGCTACCTGGGAGCAAGCGCATGCTTTCGAACGTCCTTCGACAGGCGTCGCTGATCATCTCGGCCGGCGGGTACGCCGAAACGGAAGCTCGCCGCATCGAGCGCGACCTTCCACCCGTCGTGCAGATCCCCCCAGGTGTCGACATAACCAAGTTCGTGCCGCTGCCTCCAATCGAGAAGGCCAGCACCCGCGCGCGCCTTGGCCTCCCTGCCACCGGCCCACTGGTCCTGAGCGTCAGCCGGCTCGTTCCGCGCAAGGGAATGGACGTGCTGATCGAGGCGGCCGCCCGTCTCAAGGCTTCGGGACGGCAACCGGACCTGCACGTCGCCATAGCCGGCCAAGGCCGCGACCGGACCAGGCTCGAGCACCTGATCCACAAAACGGGTGCCCCCGTGGAGCTTCTCGGGCGAATCCCGAGCGTTGACCTTGCGGGTTTGTATGCGTGCGCAGACGTTTTCGTTCTCAGTTGCCGGTCGCGCTGGGGCGGACTCGAACAAGAGGGGTTCGGCATTGTGTTTCTCGAAGCCGGGGCGGCGGGCATACCTGCGGTGGCCGGTGACAGCGGAGGCGCGGCCGAGGCTGTCGTCGACGGCGAAACGGGCATCGTGATCCGCGATCCGACAGATGCTTCCGCGGTTGCCCGGGCGGTCGATGACCTCCTCTCGGACCCGGCTCTCGCCAGCCGGCAGGGTCAGGCAGCTCGCCACCGGGCCGAAACCGAGTACTCCTACGACGTGCTCGCCGGCCGCCTCGCCGAGGCGCTCGCCAAGCTGGCGGGAACGAGTTGA
- a CDS encoding SRPBCC family protein, whose protein sequence is MQEQVTERMLIRGTPEQCYAVLTRFDDYPQWAADIKSVVIAERDDEGRASLVTFRAAAFGRSTSYTLRYDYSEAPTKLSWKQERGDITRRLDGSYELLPSGDGGAEIIYSLIVDLIVPLPGFVKRRAEGRIMGTALRELKARVENAGAPQRAAEA, encoded by the coding sequence GTGCAGGAGCAGGTTACCGAGCGCATGCTCATCCGGGGCACTCCCGAGCAGTGCTACGCGGTCCTGACCAGGTTCGATGACTATCCGCAGTGGGCCGCCGACATCAAGTCCGTGGTGATCGCCGAGCGCGACGACGAGGGCCGGGCGTCGCTCGTTACGTTCAGGGCCGCAGCTTTCGGAAGGAGCACTTCGTACACGCTACGGTACGACTACAGCGAGGCACCCACCAAACTCTCGTGGAAGCAGGAGCGAGGCGACATAACCCGGCGCCTCGACGGTTCGTACGAACTGCTGCCGTCGGGTGACGGCGGTGCGGAGATCATCTACAGCCTCATCGTCGACCTGATCGTTCCGCTTCCCGGCTTCGTGAAGCGCAGGGCGGAAGGCCGGATCATGGGCACTGCTCTACGCGAGTTGAAGGCTCGAGTCGAGAACGCCGGCGCGCCCCAGCGCGCGGCGGAGGCATAG